The following coding sequences are from one Granulicella sp. L56 window:
- a CDS encoding CRTAC1 family protein, with protein MDSKTSEVQFVDVAQQAGLTVPNVWGGIEHKRSIIETKGSGLAFFDYDNDGWLDIYLTNGNRLDATWPPGKAPTSQLYKNNRDGTFTDVTGKSGLGITGWQTGVCVGDYDNDGWDDLFCCFLGHNMLFHNNGNGTFTDVARKAGLYQEKGRWGAGCTFLDYDRDGHLDLFVCNYIKLDLDHIPSDSATHYCQWKGVPILCGPRGLPGDTNILYHNNGDGTFTDVSEQSGILKPGPRYSITPVSYDFDNDGWPDIYIAVDSEASILFKNNHDGTFTDIAVMAGCAYNADGHEQAGMGVAVADYDCDGWFDIFKTNFVDDTCNLYHNNGDGTFTDATSPSGIGVNNRYVAWGCGFIDYDNDGWQDILQVNGHVYPEVDRYNLGEPFKNPRLVYKNLGNGTFKDVSSEMGPGISERFSSRGAAFGDYNNNGNMDALVLNLNDPPSLLRNDGGNKQNWIKIKLLGTKCNRTAIGARVRVITGKHIQMDEVHSGTSVMSQSDLRLHFGIGKAGAVDLVEVKWPTTQKVERFPNVKANQIITIREGDGIVTSFKPKLTQKSTGI; from the coding sequence TTGGATTCGAAAACGTCAGAAGTTCAATTTGTGGATGTGGCCCAGCAGGCCGGGCTGACCGTTCCCAATGTATGGGGTGGTATAGAGCATAAACGATCGATCATTGAGACCAAAGGAAGCGGGTTGGCTTTCTTTGACTATGACAATGATGGGTGGCTTGATATTTACCTGACCAACGGAAATCGTCTCGACGCGACCTGGCCGCCCGGAAAAGCACCTACCTCGCAACTCTATAAGAACAATCGCGACGGTACGTTCACCGATGTTACCGGGAAGTCAGGACTGGGGATTACAGGGTGGCAGACTGGCGTCTGCGTGGGCGACTACGATAACGATGGATGGGATGATCTTTTTTGTTGTTTCCTTGGGCACAATATGCTTTTTCACAACAATGGGAATGGCACCTTCACGGACGTAGCTCGCAAGGCCGGTCTTTATCAGGAAAAAGGACGCTGGGGCGCTGGTTGTACTTTTCTTGACTATGACCGTGATGGCCACCTTGATTTATTCGTCTGCAACTACATCAAGCTGGACCTGGACCACATCCCTTCCGACAGTGCGACTCACTACTGCCAGTGGAAAGGCGTGCCCATTCTATGCGGGCCGCGCGGACTTCCCGGCGACACTAACATTCTTTATCACAACAACGGAGACGGGACTTTTACTGATGTCTCCGAGCAATCCGGGATTCTGAAACCTGGGCCACGCTATTCGATCACGCCCGTATCCTACGACTTCGACAACGATGGATGGCCAGATATTTATATTGCTGTAGATTCAGAAGCCAGCATTCTGTTCAAGAATAACCATGACGGCACATTTACCGATATCGCGGTAATGGCAGGTTGTGCCTACAACGCCGACGGACACGAGCAGGCTGGAATGGGCGTCGCAGTCGCTGACTATGATTGCGATGGATGGTTCGATATCTTCAAGACCAACTTTGTCGACGACACCTGTAATCTATACCACAACAACGGCGATGGGACCTTCACGGACGCGACCTCTCCTTCGGGCATTGGGGTCAACAATCGCTATGTGGCGTGGGGATGTGGCTTCATCGACTATGACAATGACGGTTGGCAGGACATCCTTCAGGTAAATGGGCATGTCTACCCTGAAGTCGATCGTTATAACCTGGGCGAACCATTTAAGAATCCGCGACTGGTTTATAAGAACCTTGGGAATGGGACCTTCAAGGATGTTTCCTCGGAGATGGGTCCCGGAATCAGCGAACGCTTTTCCAGCCGTGGCGCTGCATTCGGGGACTATAACAACAACGGGAATATGGATGCGCTTGTGCTAAATCTGAACGATCCACCATCCCTTCTGCGTAATGACGGAGGCAATAAGCAGAACTGGATCAAGATCAAGCTATTGGGAACTAAGTGCAATCGCACCGCCATAGGTGCGCGAGTACGAGTTATCACCGGCAAGCACATACAAATGGATGAAGTACACAGCGGTACCAGCGTGATGTCGCAAAGTGACTTGCGTCTCCACTTTGGCATCGGGAAAGCCGGCGCCGTAGACCTCGTCGAGGTGAAGTGGCCAACGACACAAAAGGTCGAACGATTTCCAAATGTTAAAGCGAATCAAATCATCACAATTCGCGAAGGGGATGGAATCGTAACATCCTTCAAACCAAAATTGACGCAAAAATCCACTGGAATATAG
- a CDS encoding tetratricopeptide repeat protein, translating to MLSVVITLMLLVSPSAVAQQASPMPSGGSTIKGIVLSFDEKPVSDAAVTLEKKSASDNLEMKTNASGAFEFSPIAPGSYQLAAEKSGLHSQVLTILVPSKNNIEKIRLVLQEPGLALSDKPSAQPEAQAMEFTDQPNFTVAGVTDWTAVGGHGSDSILRTSESLASDTATLKPQDAGHIAAGAPSDSKVEEESESKLRVALANAPGSFETNFHMGEFYLSNKQYQEAIPLLESAYRIDSKNEGNLYDLGLAYVGSGDLSKAHGRIHELLENHQSDGLYRLMGELDEKSGDPLSAVHEYEQAVKLSPSEQNYFEWGSELLLHRAVWQAQEVFRRGADAYPKSARMQTALGTALFAGARYDEAALHLCAASDLNPSDSSPYIFMGKIQMAAPNSLVCIEPKLARFVQQEPENSVANYLYAMAILKQQEKSPDKQAVELASVLLLKAVTIDPKCSEAYLQLGIISASQRSFQSAIDFYKKAIEANPQNVDAHYHLAMAYDRTGQSSKAKQELQLHDQIKRQQAEAVDRQRREVKQFLIVQPGDSGISAVK from the coding sequence GTGCTGTCGGTTGTCATAACGCTCATGCTGCTGGTATCTCCATCTGCGGTTGCTCAACAAGCATCCCCAATGCCCTCAGGTGGTTCGACGATAAAAGGCATTGTTCTCAGCTTCGACGAAAAGCCGGTGAGCGACGCCGCCGTTACATTGGAGAAGAAGAGCGCCTCGGACAATTTAGAGATGAAGACGAACGCAAGTGGTGCCTTCGAGTTTTCGCCCATCGCGCCGGGCAGTTATCAGCTTGCTGCAGAAAAATCAGGATTACATAGTCAAGTCCTTACAATACTCGTACCGTCCAAAAATAATATAGAAAAGATACGTCTTGTGCTTCAGGAGCCAGGATTGGCTTTGAGTGACAAGCCATCGGCGCAACCTGAAGCGCAGGCCATGGAGTTCACCGATCAGCCCAACTTTACTGTTGCGGGAGTTACTGATTGGACCGCTGTAGGGGGGCACGGATCGGACTCGATCCTGCGAACCAGTGAGTCTCTCGCCAGTGATACTGCCACACTCAAGCCGCAAGATGCAGGTCATATCGCTGCAGGCGCTCCATCAGACTCCAAGGTAGAAGAGGAATCTGAAAGTAAATTACGAGTGGCCCTCGCCAATGCTCCTGGCAGCTTCGAAACAAATTTCCATATGGGGGAGTTTTACCTCAGTAATAAGCAGTACCAGGAGGCTATCCCCTTGTTGGAGAGTGCCTATCGAATTGATTCAAAGAATGAGGGGAATCTGTATGACCTGGGACTGGCGTATGTGGGGAGTGGTGATCTCTCGAAAGCTCACGGGCGAATTCATGAACTATTAGAGAATCATCAAAGTGACGGCCTGTATCGATTGATGGGCGAATTGGATGAAAAATCGGGTGATCCGCTGTCGGCCGTTCACGAATATGAGCAAGCGGTAAAGCTTAGCCCAAGCGAGCAGAATTATTTTGAATGGGGTTCTGAGTTACTTCTCCATCGTGCTGTTTGGCAGGCGCAGGAAGTTTTCCGCAGAGGTGCAGATGCATATCCTAAATCCGCCAGAATGCAGACAGCGCTAGGCACTGCGCTCTTTGCTGGTGCTCGCTACGATGAGGCGGCACTGCATCTTTGCGCTGCTTCCGATCTAAATCCAAGTGATTCCAGTCCTTACATCTTCATGGGCAAGATCCAGATGGCGGCGCCAAATTCGTTAGTCTGCATCGAGCCAAAGCTAGCTCGCTTTGTGCAGCAAGAGCCTGAGAACTCAGTTGCTAACTATCTTTATGCAATGGCCATCTTGAAGCAGCAGGAGAAATCGCCCGACAAACAGGCAGTAGAGCTGGCTTCAGTTCTATTGCTGAAGGCTGTGACGATTGACCCGAAATGCAGCGAGGCCTATCTTCAACTCGGAATTATCTCTGCTTCGCAGCGTTCTTTTCAGAGCGCGATCGACTTCTATAAAAAAGCAATTGAAGCAAATCCTCAGAATGTAGATGCTCACTATCACTTGGCAATGGCCTACGACCGGACTGGTCAGTCGTCAAAGGCCAAACAGGAGTTACAGCTTCACGACCAGATTAAGCGACAGCAGGCGGAAGCTGTAGATAGGCAACGGAGAGAGGTTAAGCAGTTCCTGATTGTCCAACCAGGAGATTCCGGAATTTCAGCAGTAAAGTGA
- a CDS encoding carboxypeptidase regulatory-like domain-containing protein — protein MAIIWRGVLHNAAGAPIQGASVHLKGMSRSIDATTGSDGHFQLEEVLAGSYQLSVEVNHRTVRDTRPINISDSALIVTITLSSQQGLSVDSLAEQHAGTGGEALSSQAVSELPLNKRDFSQLLLLAAGTMTDTNGATNFTQQFAINGQRGVEAVFAMDGADISDPEMGGSTFSNFNVDAVQEIRSSSGWMPAEIGRGGAGFTNIITRSGSSGFHGSVFEFVRNSAFDARNYFDHASAEHPERIPPFRRNEFGFTNGGPVKIPGIYNGRGKTYYFGQYQGFRQVLGTTQVFPVPTAEERMGIDTTAYPGDTLIVPVDPGIAKVLARYPLPNLPTGSYGVHTYATSSKVVTNADQFSIRLDHNLSEKNHLLVRFNFNNLTGPTTNPDQTAIDPSFGVQYIDRQRNILANLTRMVSPHFTVESSLSITRSTPSFPTPNRTDPALKFSDGSFEAFNSAAGSVMTAFGNLFQAQQNFVVTAARHTFKFGGEVRLNRDTTYFGTSPNGEYDFGGGTAYARSEISSQSGTHDIHAGDPLPDTLTGLLSGSPFIYTVAVAPSYFSNGEHIGAAAINRNAGAIYVQDSWKLSDRFLLDYGVRWEIYTPISERAKRTAGFLNTPSAQEYVINPQPGYKEKLNGWGPRLQLTWRASRQLQFHAGGAVTVIPPNIWQDNFLTGSTPFAVYPRLTAAKGAPVPFGFTISPSQLPRAYTPAGADIFASGNTKDVAPNTVMDINRYQKDVAALTPSHVISPLGLSGIDRSFGNGTLYTWTAGLERMFGTLTADVNYVGTAGVKLPRTSFPNAYPGADPEFARYTQFDSSGNVIGGFGLESIITATAHSTYHALQASLTGNVGHRGPSLQASYTWGKALDDTSSVSGGLGATGAVAQAYAQNPFDTHSEKGPATFDIGQAFTLSAVQDLHVEDWGFLTSANRKVTTGWQLLGISTITSGSPFTVYSGVQQTGAGSNGADRPDQIAKPHLSTARKIREDYFGKGANNASYFSIPINLPDGTGPNKGRFGTLGRNTFRGPAFYNYDFALIKDTPFGRRKSGSELVNIQFRSEFFNLFNIVTMGLPANTLEGSGFGVISKTAGNSRQIQLSLKLIY, from the coding sequence GTGGCAATCATTTGGAGGGGAGTACTACACAACGCTGCTGGTGCTCCAATACAAGGAGCATCAGTCCACCTCAAAGGGATGAGTAGAAGCATCGATGCCACCACTGGGAGCGATGGGCACTTTCAGTTGGAAGAAGTCCTGGCTGGATCGTATCAACTCTCGGTCGAGGTAAATCACCGTACTGTCCGAGATACTCGGCCAATCAACATATCCGACTCCGCGCTCATCGTCACCATTACGCTCTCGAGCCAGCAGGGCCTATCCGTCGATTCGTTGGCAGAACAACATGCTGGTACAGGTGGTGAAGCGCTTTCAAGTCAAGCGGTGAGCGAGCTCCCACTCAACAAGCGTGATTTTAGCCAGCTATTGCTACTGGCTGCCGGGACCATGACAGACACGAATGGTGCCACTAACTTTACGCAACAATTTGCCATCAACGGTCAGCGCGGCGTCGAGGCCGTCTTCGCAATGGATGGAGCGGATATTAGTGATCCCGAGATGGGCGGCTCTACATTCTCCAACTTTAATGTCGATGCGGTGCAGGAGATTCGATCAAGTTCCGGTTGGATGCCTGCGGAGATCGGCCGCGGCGGCGCAGGCTTCACAAATATCATCACCCGATCGGGCAGCAGTGGATTTCATGGCTCTGTATTTGAGTTTGTCAGAAATTCGGCATTCGATGCCCGCAACTACTTCGATCATGCTTCGGCTGAACATCCAGAACGGATACCGCCATTCCGCCGCAACGAATTCGGATTTACAAATGGCGGCCCGGTAAAAATACCCGGTATATATAACGGCCGGGGTAAGACATACTACTTTGGTCAGTATCAGGGCTTTCGCCAGGTCCTCGGAACCACCCAGGTCTTTCCCGTGCCGACAGCAGAGGAACGCATGGGAATAGATACAACAGCCTATCCCGGCGATACCTTGATTGTCCCCGTAGATCCCGGGATCGCCAAAGTTCTGGCGCGGTACCCGCTACCTAATCTTCCGACTGGTTCCTACGGGGTACACACGTATGCGACCTCCTCCAAGGTCGTCACCAATGCAGATCAGTTCTCCATTCGGCTGGATCACAATCTCTCTGAAAAAAACCATCTCTTAGTTCGGTTCAATTTCAACAACCTGACAGGACCCACTACGAATCCTGACCAAACCGCAATTGATCCTTCCTTTGGTGTGCAATACATCGACAGGCAGAGAAATATACTTGCGAACCTGACCCGTATGGTATCGCCACACTTTACGGTGGAATCATCCCTTAGCATCACCCGCAGCACACCTTCTTTCCCGACTCCGAATCGGACTGATCCGGCATTGAAATTTAGCGATGGCTCCTTTGAGGCTTTCAATTCGGCTGCCGGATCGGTAATGACTGCATTTGGCAATTTATTTCAGGCACAGCAAAATTTCGTCGTGACCGCCGCACGGCACACGTTTAAATTTGGTGGCGAGGTTCGGCTGAACCGAGATACGACATACTTTGGCACCAGTCCGAACGGCGAATACGACTTCGGTGGCGGTACAGCATATGCAAGGTCCGAAATCTCATCACAAAGTGGAACCCACGATATCCACGCCGGCGACCCTCTGCCAGATACCCTGACCGGCTTACTTTCGGGTAGCCCTTTTATCTACACCGTGGCTGTCGCACCGAGCTATTTCTCCAATGGCGAACATATTGGAGCAGCCGCGATCAATCGAAACGCTGGAGCAATTTACGTCCAGGACAGTTGGAAGCTGAGTGACCGCTTTCTTTTAGATTATGGCGTTCGCTGGGAGATCTATACACCCATCTCGGAGCGTGCAAAACGAACCGCAGGATTCTTGAATACCCCCAGCGCACAAGAGTATGTCATCAACCCGCAGCCAGGATACAAAGAGAAGCTTAATGGTTGGGGGCCGCGATTGCAGCTTACATGGCGTGCCTCCCGGCAATTGCAGTTTCATGCTGGCGGCGCGGTGACCGTCATACCGCCAAATATCTGGCAGGACAATTTTCTAACAGGCTCAACACCTTTTGCGGTCTATCCCAGATTGACCGCAGCCAAAGGAGCACCCGTTCCTTTTGGCTTCACAATTTCACCGTCGCAACTGCCACGAGCCTACACACCAGCCGGTGCAGACATCTTTGCCAGCGGTAATACAAAAGACGTAGCTCCCAATACGGTGATGGACATTAACCGATATCAGAAAGATGTAGCAGCGCTCACGCCAAGCCACGTCATCAGCCCTCTAGGCCTTAGTGGAATTGATAGATCCTTCGGCAATGGCACCTTGTATACCTGGACAGCCGGCTTAGAGAGAATGTTTGGAACCCTGACGGCGGATGTGAACTATGTTGGAACTGCAGGCGTAAAACTCCCGCGTACAAGCTTTCCAAACGCTTATCCCGGAGCAGATCCGGAATTCGCCCGCTACACGCAGTTCGACTCCTCCGGCAATGTTATTGGTGGATTTGGGCTCGAAAGCATCATCACTGCAACGGCACACTCTACCTATCACGCGCTTCAAGCTTCGCTCACAGGAAACGTAGGCCATCGGGGTCCCAGTCTTCAAGCCAGCTATACCTGGGGTAAAGCGCTCGACGATACAAGCTCGGTCTCAGGCGGCTTGGGAGCTACCGGTGCAGTGGCCCAGGCCTACGCGCAAAATCCCTTCGATACCCACTCCGAAAAAGGACCGGCTACCTTCGACATCGGACAGGCATTTACGTTGAGCGCAGTTCAGGATCTCCATGTCGAAGACTGGGGCTTTCTCACTAGCGCCAACCGTAAGGTAACCACCGGATGGCAGCTTCTGGGCATCTCAACCATCACGAGCGGATCACCGTTTACCGTCTATTCCGGAGTTCAGCAGACCGGCGCTGGTTCAAACGGCGCTGATCGCCCCGATCAAATCGCAAAACCACATCTGTCGACAGCGAGAAAGATTCGAGAAGACTACTTTGGAAAAGGCGCGAACAATGCTTCTTACTTCTCAATCCCAATCAATCTTCCTGATGGGACTGGCCCGAACAAAGGTAGGTTCGGTACCCTGGGGAGAAACACGTTTCGCGGTCCTGCCTTTTACAACTACGACTTCGCTCTTATTAAAGACACCCCGTTTGGCAGACGGAAGAGCGGCTCTGAGCTAGTCAACATACAATTTCGTTCGGAGTTCTTCAACCTTTTCAACATCGTAACGATGGGGCTTCCCGCAAACACGCTTGAAGGATCGGGCTTCGGTGTAATCAGCAAAACCGCTGGCAACTCGCGCCAGATTCAATTGTCGCTGAAGCTCATTTACTAA